The following proteins are co-located in the Aurantiacibacter atlanticus genome:
- a CDS encoding sensor histidine kinase, with the protein MAMRLPMDGRFTPIAGIVIAVSCSIALLFAGVDLWLTAVVLIVWIATFWISAPPPPPAAPAQFEGLTITRSGMRDLVENSGLPILLLDNNRIIVANAQAREEIGRHVIGQDARVALRHPAAIDLLSRPEGGSATVQGLTGPKSNWQMSRQRIDDRYSLVELINRTTEADISRAHTDFVANASHELRTPLASIIGYMETLEEEGADIEPKQAQKFYSTVLRESRRLKSLIDDLMSLSRVEAEKHDQPRKVLELQKLVAQAAKDGTGPDRIARLEMDIAASNIPVRGDRNQLEQLVRNLVDNALKYGDADQSVTVDLTQGERQMAVLRIVDRGEGIAAEHLPYLTRRFYRTDPGRSRAEGGTGLGLAIVKHIVERHRGRLDIDSEIGVGTTVTVRLPIVSETPQ; encoded by the coding sequence ATGGCTATGCGCTTGCCCATGGATGGGCGCTTCACCCCCATTGCGGGGATAGTCATCGCTGTGTCTTGCAGCATCGCTTTGCTGTTTGCCGGGGTGGACCTGTGGCTGACAGCGGTCGTGCTGATAGTGTGGATCGCCACTTTCTGGATTTCCGCCCCACCCCCGCCGCCTGCCGCACCCGCCCAGTTCGAAGGATTGACCATCACCCGCTCGGGTATGCGCGATCTGGTGGAAAACTCTGGCCTGCCTATCTTGCTGCTGGATAACAATCGCATCATCGTTGCCAATGCGCAGGCGCGCGAAGAAATCGGTCGCCATGTCATCGGCCAGGATGCGCGTGTCGCCCTACGCCATCCTGCCGCCATCGATCTTCTTTCGCGCCCCGAGGGCGGTTCGGCCACGGTGCAAGGGCTGACAGGACCCAAGAGCAATTGGCAGATGTCGCGCCAGCGTATCGATGACAGATATAGTCTGGTGGAGCTTATCAACCGCACAACAGAAGCAGATATCAGCCGCGCGCACACCGATTTCGTGGCTAATGCGAGCCATGAATTGCGCACGCCGCTGGCTTCCATCATTGGCTATATGGAAACGCTGGAAGAAGAAGGCGCGGATATTGAGCCCAAGCAGGCGCAAAAGTTCTACTCGACTGTTCTGCGCGAATCGCGGCGTCTCAAATCCCTGATAGACGATCTGATGTCGCTCAGCAGAGTAGAGGCTGAAAAGCATGACCAGCCCCGAAAGGTGCTGGAACTGCAGAAGCTGGTTGCACAGGCAGCAAAGGATGGCACCGGGCCAGATCGCATAGCGCGCCTCGAAATGGACATTGCAGCGAGCAACATTCCCGTTCGTGGAGATCGCAACCAACTTGAACAGCTTGTCCGCAATCTGGTCGATAATGCTCTGAAATATGGTGATGCGGACCAATCGGTGACGGTAGATCTCACGCAGGGTGAGCGGCAAATGGCGGTTTTGCGCATTGTGGATCGCGGGGAAGGTATCGCCGCCGAGCATCTGCCTTATCTGACCCGCCGCTTCTATCGCACCGATCCTGGCCGAAGCCGCGCCGAAGGCGGCACCGGCCTGGGACTGGCAATCGTCAAACACATTGTCGAGCGCCACCGTGGCAGACTGGATATCGATAGCGAGATCGGCGTGGGAACAACGGTGACTGTGCGTTTGCCGATCGTGTCGGAAACCCCGCAATAG
- a CDS encoding OprO/OprP family phosphate-selective porin: MRAFAPIPLALMALSTPVMAQDQDSEVEALRAQVAHLTSQLAELSSRLDELEDENEEAAAQPVQAAPVNAAAAPSHTPPVQVSMAATPGVETSSGITFKPFGRLMVDAGTTSLPNTLGLDEGFGQEIRRARLGVAGDIPGDFGYKMEVDFAGNELTITDAILSYETGGTELSIGQQNAFQSLEELTSSRFTSFIERAAFTDAFGFDRRLGLSAQYGTGDVLVQAGVFTSNIDTLPDDSWSIDGRAVFFPELGDAQLHIGGSLHYRELESDSSVRYRQRPLVHFTSERLINTGNIGATSEFGAGLEFAAIRGPLHFAAEAYRQDVSRGSGLDDVVFHGGYVEAGFFLTPRDSRGYKGGRFNRTRPANPVGEGGIGSVQVNLRYDYLDLNDGDVATGGIAGGQQNGFLASLIWTTTDYTRFQLNYGKLEYDDAVLTLPGGSREYSADALGVRAEFDF, encoded by the coding sequence ATGCGAGCTTTTGCCCCCATTCCTCTTGCGCTGATGGCGCTTTCGACTCCGGTCATGGCGCAGGATCAGGACAGCGAAGTTGAGGCGCTGCGCGCTCAAGTCGCCCATTTGACCTCGCAATTGGCAGAACTATCGAGCCGGCTCGATGAACTGGAAGATGAAAACGAGGAGGCGGCCGCGCAGCCCGTGCAGGCGGCTCCGGTCAACGCTGCTGCAGCGCCCTCCCACACTCCGCCAGTGCAGGTCAGCATGGCTGCGACCCCCGGAGTTGAAACTTCGAGCGGGATCACATTCAAGCCCTTTGGCCGCCTGATGGTGGATGCAGGAACTACCTCCCTCCCCAACACGCTTGGCCTCGATGAAGGGTTTGGCCAGGAAATCCGGCGCGCGCGGCTTGGTGTTGCCGGGGATATCCCCGGTGACTTTGGCTATAAGATGGAAGTGGATTTTGCCGGCAATGAATTGACCATCACCGATGCCATCCTGAGCTATGAAACCGGTGGGACGGAATTGAGCATAGGCCAGCAAAATGCCTTCCAGTCACTGGAAGAACTTACCAGCAGCCGATTTACTTCCTTCATCGAACGGGCCGCTTTCACCGACGCATTCGGTTTTGATCGCCGCCTTGGCCTGTCTGCACAATATGGCACGGGCGATGTTCTCGTGCAGGCTGGTGTCTTCACATCCAACATAGACACGCTGCCCGACGATAGCTGGAGCATTGATGGGCGCGCGGTCTTTTTCCCTGAACTGGGCGATGCTCAGCTGCATATTGGCGGATCGCTTCATTACCGTGAACTGGAGAGTGATTCGTCGGTCCGCTACCGTCAACGCCCGCTGGTGCATTTCACCTCCGAACGGCTGATCAATACCGGCAATATCGGTGCGACAAGCGAATTTGGTGCCGGACTAGAATTTGCCGCCATCCGTGGGCCGTTGCATTTTGCCGCAGAAGCCTACCGCCAGGACGTTTCCCGCGGTTCAGGCTTGGATGACGTGGTGTTCCACGGCGGATATGTGGAAGCAGGCTTCTTCCTCACGCCGCGTGACAGCCGTGGGTACAAGGGCGGCCGTTTCAATCGTACCCGCCCTGCAAACCCTGTGGGTGAAGGCGGTATCGGTTCTGTGCAGGTCAATTTGCGCTACGATTATCTTGATCTCAACGATGGCGACGTGGCCACTGGTGGGATCGCAGGCGGACAGCAAAACGGTTTCCTAGCCTCGCTTATCTGGACCACCACCGATTACACGCGCTTCCAGTTAAATTATGGCAAGCTTGAATATGACGATGCCGTGCTGACGCTGCCCGGCGGATCACGCGAATATAGTGCAGATGCTTTAGGGGTCCGTGCCGAATTCGATTTCTAG
- a CDS encoding substrate-binding domain-containing protein has product MKKLSLIVLALAATSLTACGSQGGSGDSRDAIHAVGSSTVYPFARTVSETFSREYPEFPAANIESIGTGGGIATFCSGIGFNTPDFANASRRMKLGEFETCAENGVTEIVEIQVGMDGIAFASAQGGIDMALTPELVYRALAANPYGEEQTATNWNDVDPSLPDLPILVYGPPSTSGTRDALAELVLEVGCDANADMAAIKEADEERHDRICTEVRSDGAYVDQGEQDNLIVQKIEGNPNAVGVFGYSYLEANADRVQGLSMNGVQPTYDNISSFAYPGARPLYLYLKKAHVGIIPGIEEFLTTWVANWGQDGSLAQIGLVANRGEVMDRMAAATTEMPVLTAEDLK; this is encoded by the coding sequence ATGAAGAAGCTTTCACTTATCGTTCTCGCGCTTGCCGCGACCAGCCTGACTGCCTGCGGCTCCCAGGGCGGCAGTGGTGACAGCCGTGACGCTATCCACGCAGTCGGCTCGTCCACTGTATATCCTTTCGCCCGCACCGTTTCCGAAACTTTCTCGCGCGAATACCCCGAATTTCCAGCGGCCAATATTGAATCAATCGGCACCGGCGGCGGTATCGCCACCTTCTGCTCCGGGATCGGGTTCAACACGCCTGATTTTGCCAATGCATCCCGCCGCATGAAGCTCGGCGAATTTGAAACTTGCGCGGAAAATGGCGTAACCGAAATCGTCGAGATACAAGTCGGCATGGACGGCATTGCTTTCGCCAGCGCACAAGGTGGCATCGACATGGCTCTGACCCCTGAGCTGGTTTATCGCGCACTGGCCGCCAATCCCTATGGTGAGGAGCAGACGGCGACCAATTGGAACGATGTCGACCCTTCGTTGCCCGATCTGCCGATCCTCGTTTACGGCCCGCCTTCCACATCCGGCACCCGCGATGCGCTGGCTGAGCTGGTATTAGAGGTCGGCTGCGATGCGAATGCGGATATGGCTGCGATCAAGGAAGCCGACGAGGAACGCCACGACCGTATCTGCACCGAAGTGCGTTCTGATGGTGCCTATGTCGATCAGGGCGAGCAGGATAATCTGATCGTGCAAAAGATCGAAGGCAATCCCAACGCTGTCGGCGTGTTCGGCTATTCCTATCTTGAAGCTAATGCAGACCGTGTGCAGGGCCTTTCCATGAATGGCGTGCAACCGACATATGACAATATCTCCAGCTTCGCCTACCCCGGTGCTCGGCCGCTTTATTTGTATTTGAAGAAAGCACATGTTGGCATCATCCCCGGGATCGAGGAATTCTTGACCACTTGGGTTGCAAACTGGGGTCAAGACGGTTCACTGGCCCAAATCGGCCTCGTGGCGAATCGCGGCGAGGTCATGGACCGGATGGCGGCAGCAACTACCGAAATGCCGGTGCTGACCGCTGAAGACCTGAAATAG
- the pstC gene encoding phosphate ABC transporter permease subunit PstC, with protein sequence MSPVIPFILALGLGLAGWLVARARAWTFKRAAPHGRIAALPAYHGWYAALWIAVPLLLWFLIWTGVSGQLVLSHVLASPEAQALPDFGLRRDAMLIEARNIATGDAVRVLNEESYALAEPFRQAMSRYNIIGALIGLLIAGAGAAWAFLRLKPDFTARTRVERLVLAALLIASLVAILTTLGIFVTLVFETIRFFGMVSPIDFLFGAQWNPDPMSTSSSPDGDRYGAIPLFWGTLFIGAIIAMIIAIPLGMMSAIYLTQYSSRTLRKWVKPALEILAGVPTVVYGYFAALTIAPAIRDLAISLGYANASSESALAAGLVMGVMIIPFVSSMADDSIAAVPQAMRDGSLAMGATTNETIRRVIVPAALPGIVGGIMLAISRAIGETMIVVMAASTAANLSANPLESMTTVTVQIVALLTGEGSFDHPATLAAFALGFVLFMVTLALNFIALRVVKRFREAYE encoded by the coding sequence ATGTCACCAGTCATTCCGTTTATCCTGGCTCTTGGGCTCGGGCTTGCCGGTTGGCTGGTGGCCCGGGCGCGTGCGTGGACTTTCAAACGCGCTGCCCCGCACGGACGCATCGCCGCCCTTCCCGCCTATCATGGCTGGTATGCGGCGTTGTGGATCGCCGTCCCCTTGCTGCTCTGGTTCCTTATATGGACCGGCGTTTCCGGGCAGCTTGTCCTGTCACACGTTCTCGCCAGTCCGGAGGCGCAAGCATTACCGGATTTCGGCCTGCGCCGCGATGCGATGCTGATTGAAGCGCGCAATATCGCCACTGGCGATGCGGTGCGCGTCCTGAATGAGGAATCCTATGCGCTTGCCGAACCGTTCCGGCAGGCCATGTCGCGCTACAACATCATTGGCGCGCTGATCGGATTGCTGATTGCAGGTGCGGGCGCGGCCTGGGCCTTCCTTCGTCTCAAGCCTGATTTTACTGCGCGAACAAGGGTTGAAAGGCTGGTGCTCGCCGCACTGCTGATCGCATCGCTTGTCGCCATTCTCACGACGCTGGGCATCTTCGTCACCCTCGTGTTTGAAACGATCCGCTTCTTCGGCATGGTTTCTCCGATAGATTTCCTGTTCGGGGCGCAGTGGAACCCTGATCCGATGAGCACCTCCTCCAGTCCCGACGGGGATCGCTACGGCGCCATTCCGCTGTTCTGGGGCACGCTGTTCATAGGCGCGATCATCGCCATGATCATCGCCATTCCGCTAGGCATGATGAGCGCGATCTACCTGACCCAATATTCCAGCCGCACTTTGCGCAAATGGGTAAAGCCCGCTCTCGAAATTCTCGCTGGCGTGCCGACCGTGGTCTATGGCTATTTCGCGGCACTGACCATTGCGCCTGCAATACGCGATCTCGCCATTTCACTCGGCTATGCCAATGCCTCCAGCGAGAGCGCGCTTGCCGCGGGCCTTGTGATGGGTGTGATGATCATCCCCTTCGTATCCTCGATGGCCGATGATTCCATTGCAGCCGTGCCACAGGCCATGCGCGATGGATCGCTGGCGATGGGCGCAACCACAAATGAAACGATCCGCCGCGTCATCGTGCCTGCCGCGCTGCCCGGCATCGTCGGCGGCATTATGCTGGCAATCAGCCGTGCGATCGGGGAAACCATGATCGTGGTGATGGCCGCATCCACTGCCGCGAACCTTTCTGCCAATCCGCTTGAATCCATGACCACCGTAACCGTGCAGATCGTGGCTCTCCTTACCGGTGAAGGCAGCTTCGATCACCCCGCCACACTGGCCGCATTCGCGCTTGGCTTTGTGCTGTTCATGGTCACGCTGGCGCTCAACTTCATTGCCCTGCGCGTCGTCAAGAGGTTCCGCGAAGCCTATGAATGA
- the pstA gene encoding phosphate ABC transporter permease PstA, translating into MNETLPPTRTKAFEARLKKRYAAEKRFKMLGLSAIVFSIAVLLFLLATMTINGIGGFQRAELKVPIDFPAMGLSLNGAVEDQTEAERRLSGQGLREVVQFSAEEALGEDAAQHLNSEAWRLVAHDIYEEPGMLQRQEEIWLPASESLASAFAGDGQTDLQPLAKDLEERGVLADRFDVGFLSRADATDPQLVGIWGALKGSMLTMLVTLLLAFPIGVLAALYLEEYAPKNRWTDVIEVSINNLAAVPSIIFGLLGMAVFLAIFPSFRSAPLIGGMTLALMTMPVIVISGRNAIKAVPPSIRNGALAVGASPVQVVFHHVLPLALPGILTGTIIGMARALGETAPLLLIGMRAFVATPPSGFTDNATVLPMQIFLWSDEIDRGFVERTSAAIIVLLVFLLLMNGIAIYLRNRFEKKW; encoded by the coding sequence ATGAATGAGACGCTCCCCCCTACCCGCACGAAAGCTTTCGAAGCGCGGCTGAAAAAGCGTTATGCCGCGGAAAAGCGGTTCAAGATGCTGGGCCTGTCGGCAATCGTGTTCTCGATCGCAGTCCTGCTATTCCTGCTGGCCACGATGACCATCAATGGCATTGGCGGTTTCCAGCGCGCAGAATTGAAAGTGCCGATTGATTTTCCCGCGATGGGCCTTTCGCTCAATGGCGCCGTAGAGGATCAAACCGAGGCGGAACGAAGGCTGAGCGGACAAGGGCTGCGCGAAGTTGTCCAGTTCAGCGCTGAAGAGGCGCTTGGTGAAGACGCCGCCCAGCACCTCAACAGCGAGGCATGGCGTCTTGTCGCGCATGACATCTATGAAGAACCGGGCATGCTCCAGCGGCAGGAGGAAATCTGGCTGCCTGCAAGCGAGAGCCTTGCCAGCGCCTTTGCCGGAGACGGGCAGACCGATCTGCAACCGCTTGCGAAGGATCTGGAAGAACGCGGCGTTTTGGCGGACAGATTCGATGTCGGCTTTCTTTCCCGCGCCGATGCGACCGATCCGCAACTTGTGGGTATATGGGGCGCGCTGAAGGGCTCGATGCTGACGATGCTCGTCACATTGCTGCTGGCCTTCCCAATCGGTGTTCTGGCCGCGCTCTATCTGGAAGAATATGCACCCAAGAACCGCTGGACCGACGTGATAGAGGTTTCGATAAACAATCTGGCTGCGGTCCCCTCCATTATTTTCGGTTTGCTGGGCATGGCGGTGTTTCTCGCTATTTTTCCAAGCTTTCGCTCGGCTCCTCTCATCGGGGGTATGACATTGGCCCTGATGACAATGCCGGTGATCGTGATTTCGGGCCGTAATGCCATCAAGGCAGTGCCGCCGTCGATCCGTAACGGCGCGCTCGCCGTCGGGGCTTCTCCCGTGCAGGTCGTGTTCCACCATGTCCTGCCGCTGGCTTTGCCCGGCATCCTCACCGGCACGATCATTGGCATGGCGCGCGCTCTGGGTGAAACCGCACCGCTGCTGCTGATCGGCATGCGCGCCTTTGTTGCCACGCCGCCATCGGGTTTTACCGATAATGCCACGGTATTGCCGATGCAGATCTTCCTGTGGTCGGACGAAATTGACCGTGGATTCGTGGAACGCACCAGTGCCGCGATTATTGTGCTATTGGTATTCCTATTGCTGATGAATGGCATTGCCATATATCTGCGCAACCGCTTCGAAAAGAAATGGTAA
- the pstB gene encoding phosphate ABC transporter ATP-binding protein PstB, with product MRASDVSIYYGEKKAIDNVSVDVFSEYVTAFIGPSGCGKSTFLRALNRMNDTIPSARYTGKIELDGEDIYASGMDVVQLRARVGMVFQKPNPFPKSIYDNIAYGPKIHGLAESKSELDAIVEKSLRRAGLWEEVKDRLSDSGTALSGGQQQRLCIARAIAVDPEVILMDEPCSALDPIATAKIEELIHELRGRYAIVIVTHSMQQAARVSQRTAFFHLGNLVEYGHTSDIFTNPKQQRTQDYITGRYG from the coding sequence ATGCGCGCCAGCGATGTTTCCATCTATTACGGAGAAAAGAAGGCCATCGACAATGTCTCTGTCGATGTCTTCAGCGAATATGTCACCGCCTTCATCGGTCCGTCGGGCTGTGGCAAATCTACTTTCCTGCGCGCTCTCAACCGCATGAATGATACAATTCCCTCGGCCCGCTATACCGGCAAGATCGAACTGGATGGCGAGGATATCTACGCCAGCGGCATGGATGTGGTGCAATTGCGCGCGCGCGTCGGGATGGTGTTCCAAAAGCCCAATCCCTTCCCCAAGTCAATTTATGACAACATCGCCTATGGCCCCAAGATCCACGGCCTTGCAGAAAGCAAATCCGAGCTGGATGCCATCGTCGAAAAGAGCCTGCGCCGCGCGGGCCTGTGGGAAGAGGTGAAGGATCGCCTGAGCGATTCTGGAACGGCACTTTCGGGCGGACAACAGCAGCGACTGTGCATCGCGCGCGCCATTGCTGTCGATCCCGAAGTGATCCTTATGGATGAACCATGTTCCGCGCTGGATCCGATTGCCACCGCCAAGATCGAGGAGCTGATTCACGAATTGCGCGGCCGCTATGCTATCGTCATTGTCACCCATTCGATGCAGCAGGCTGCCCGTGTTTCCCAGCGCACAGCCTTTTTTCACCTCGGCAACCTTGTTGAGTATGGTCACACTTCAGATATATTCACTAATCCCAAGCAGCAACGCACCCAGGATTATATTACGGGCAGATACGGATGA
- the phoU gene encoding phosphate signaling complex protein PhoU, with amino-acid sequence MNMDHTVKAFDEDITQLRGLIAEMGGLAELAISEALSALVSGDETKARQVILRDTKLDELEAEVDAMAVRILALRAPMADDLREIVAALKISGVIERIGDYSKNIAKRIGRIEGRKTFEPLTLLSAMGEIAAEMVHDVLTAYAARDPMLAREVIERDEKVDAFYDSIFRNVVSHMVENPSTISSAAQLLFVARNIERIGDHATNVAEMVHYSATGSYPNDIER; translated from the coding sequence ATGAACATGGACCACACCGTCAAGGCATTTGATGAAGACATCACCCAGCTTCGCGGCCTGATCGCGGAAATGGGCGGCCTGGCCGAGTTGGCCATAAGCGAAGCTTTGTCAGCTCTTGTTTCGGGGGACGAAACCAAGGCCAGGCAGGTCATCCTGCGCGACACCAAGCTAGACGAGCTGGAGGCAGAGGTCGATGCAATGGCCGTTCGCATTCTGGCCTTGCGCGCGCCAATGGCAGACGATTTGCGCGAGATCGTGGCCGCACTGAAGATCAGCGGCGTTATCGAGCGGATTGGCGATTATTCCAAGAACATCGCCAAGCGCATTGGTCGCATCGAAGGCCGCAAGACGTTTGAACCGTTGACCCTGCTTTCCGCAATGGGCGAAATCGCCGCCGAAATGGTGCATGACGTGCTCACCGCCTATGCAGCGCGCGATCCGATGCTGGCACGTGAGGTTATTGAGCGTGATGAGAAAGTCGATGCTTTCTACGACAGTATTTTCCGTAATGTTGTCAGTCACATGGTAGAAAACCCTTCCACCATTAGCAGCGCGGCTCAACTCTTGTTTGTGGCGCGCAATATTGAACGGATTGGCGATCACGCCACCAATGTTGCGGAAATGGTCCATTATTCGGCGACCGGCAGCTATCCCAACGACATAGAACGCTAG
- the phoB gene encoding phosphate regulon transcriptional regulator PhoB: MSAPKLLLVEDDIALAELLEYRFESEGYDVRSTGDGDDALMLAAEDVPDLVILDWMIEGVSGIEVCRRLRREKATAHVPIIMLTAREAEDDRIRGLETGADDYLTKPFSPRELLARVSAVLRRVRPALAGETIEVGDMRLDPVAHRLERRGSELQVGPTEYRLIKFFMEHPRRVFSRGQLLDAVWGTSSEIEERTVDVHIRRLRKAIAMENMRDPIRTVRSAGYALDPV; encoded by the coding sequence ATGTCCGCACCCAAACTGCTTCTTGTCGAAGACGATATCGCTCTTGCCGAACTGCTTGAATATCGCTTCGAAAGCGAAGGATATGATGTTCGCAGCACTGGCGACGGTGACGATGCCCTGATGCTGGCGGCCGAAGATGTGCCCGATCTCGTCATTCTTGACTGGATGATCGAAGGCGTCAGCGGCATCGAAGTCTGCCGCCGCCTGCGCCGCGAAAAGGCCACCGCGCATGTGCCCATCATCATGCTTACCGCGCGCGAAGCGGAGGATGACCGTATTCGCGGGCTGGAAACGGGTGCAGATGATTATCTGACCAAGCCGTTTTCCCCGCGCGAATTGCTGGCACGCGTGTCTGCCGTGCTGCGCCGCGTGCGTCCCGCGCTGGCAGGCGAAACCATTGAAGTCGGCGATATGAGGCTTGATCCTGTCGCCCATCGGCTGGAACGGCGCGGCAGTGAATTGCAGGTTGGTCCAACCGAATACCGACTGATAAAGTTCTTCATGGAACATCCACGACGCGTTTTCTCACGCGGACAATTACTCGATGCCGTATGGGGCACGAGCAGCGAGATCGAGGAACGCACTGTCGATGTCCACATTCGCCGCTTGCGAAAGGCCATTGCGATGGAAAACATGCGCGATCCGATCCGCACGGTACGTTCTGCTGGGTACGCGCTAGATCCGGTATGA
- a CDS encoding extensin family protein, producing the protein MTRTRKGWPIAPPSDAGLVILLIGIALLLAGRVWLVENPQHNPWAPLDLRDPVGLATVAKLAALQDDIPTCHAVLNRSEIGFTALDPAREGECLRSDRIIPTDLSLAPSTAQMTCPVAAGFALWLRHGVQPAAQENLGSPVQRIEQLGTYSCRRMYGAESGRWSEHATGNAIDISAFILADGQRISLLQHWNGDGPEARFLREVRDAACASFGAVLSPDYNAAHANHFHLDQGRSPGIGACR; encoded by the coding sequence ATGACGCGTACAAGAAAAGGCTGGCCTATCGCTCCGCCCTCGGATGCGGGACTTGTCATTTTGCTGATTGGCATCGCCTTGCTTCTCGCGGGGCGGGTATGGCTGGTAGAAAATCCGCAACATAATCCTTGGGCACCGCTCGATCTGCGCGATCCGGTGGGGCTGGCGACCGTTGCAAAACTTGCCGCTCTGCAAGACGATATTCCCACCTGCCATGCCGTGCTGAACCGGAGCGAGATCGGCTTTACCGCACTCGATCCGGCGAGAGAGGGGGAATGCCTTCGTTCCGATCGGATCATCCCCACAGACCTTTCACTCGCGCCTTCCACCGCGCAAATGACCTGCCCGGTGGCAGCTGGCTTTGCCTTGTGGCTTAGGCATGGCGTGCAACCGGCTGCGCAGGAAAATCTCGGCTCGCCAGTCCAGCGTATCGAGCAATTGGGCACCTATAGCTGTCGCCGCATGTATGGGGCAGAATCAGGCCGTTGGAGCGAGCATGCCACCGGCAATGCCATCGACATTTCCGCATTCATACTGGCGGATGGTCAGCGTATCAGCCTGCTCCAGCATTGGAACGGAGACGGGCCAGAAGCCAGATTTCTGCGCGAGGTGCGCGATGCGGCATGCGCTAGCTTTGGCGCGGTATTGTCACCCGATTACAATGCTGCCCATGCAAATCACTTCCACCTCGACCAGGGGCGCTCCCCCGGAATTGGCGCCTGTCGTTAG